One window of the Desertifilum tharense IPPAS B-1220 genome contains the following:
- the rpsT gene encoding 30S ribosomal protein S20, with amino-acid sequence MPNIKSAVKRVQIAERNRLRNKAYKSSVRTLMKKFFAALDTYAASQSPEAKQEVQTLMSDTYSRIDKAVKRGVFHSNNGARKKARLAKALKKVEAPVSTAS; translated from the coding sequence GTGCCTAATATTAAGTCTGCCGTTAAACGCGTTCAGATTGCTGAACGAAATCGTCTCCGCAATAAAGCTTATAAGTCTAGCGTCAGAACGCTGATGAAGAAGTTTTTTGCGGCTTTAGACACCTATGCGGCTTCTCAAAGCCCAGAAGCCAAGCAAGAGGTACAAACTCTCATGTCCGATACCTACAGCCGCATTGACAAGGCGGTCAAGCGGGGTGTTTTTCACTCTAACAATGGCGCTCGCAAAAAAGCCCGTTTGGCCAAAGCGCTTAAAAAAGTGGAAGCGCCCGTGTCAACAGCTTCCTGA
- a CDS encoding TatD family hydrolase, whose translation MQLIDTHVHVNFSTFESDLEATRDRWQAAGVVQLVHSCVTPDEYPSLAALADRFRELYFAVGLHPLEADRWTPELAHQLRQLAQSHPKIVAIGETGLDFYKADNRSQQQQAFWAQLEMAHALQKPVIIHCRDAAAALADQLRNFWDRIGEVRGVMHCWGGEPQETQWFLDLGFYISFSGTVTFKKATQIQESCQICPSDRLLIETDCPFLAPVPKRGKRNEPAYVRHVAEQVAHLRGVSLETLARQTTENARSLFGLPQLTLSDSPLLAQSWTKE comes from the coding sequence ATGCAACTGATTGATACTCACGTCCATGTCAATTTTTCGACGTTTGAGTCGGATCTAGAAGCAACGCGCGATCGCTGGCAAGCTGCCGGAGTCGTGCAGCTCGTTCATTCTTGCGTGACCCCAGATGAGTATCCCAGCCTAGCCGCATTAGCCGATCGCTTTCGCGAATTATATTTTGCTGTGGGACTGCACCCGCTAGAGGCCGATCGATGGACGCCGGAATTAGCCCATCAACTTCGCCAACTGGCTCAATCTCATCCGAAGATTGTCGCAATTGGCGAAACTGGGCTAGACTTTTATAAAGCGGACAATCGTTCGCAACAGCAGCAGGCATTTTGGGCGCAGTTAGAAATGGCCCATGCCCTCCAGAAGCCGGTTATTATTCACTGTCGAGATGCAGCCGCAGCCTTAGCCGATCAACTCCGTAATTTTTGGGATAGGATTGGAGAGGTGCGGGGCGTGATGCATTGCTGGGGAGGAGAACCTCAAGAAACGCAGTGGTTTTTAGATTTGGGTTTTTACATTAGTTTTAGCGGTACAGTCACCTTCAAAAAGGCGACTCAGATTCAGGAATCCTGTCAAATCTGTCCGAGCGATCGCCTCTTAATTGAAACTGATTGCCCCTTTCTTGCTCCGGTTCCCAAACGCGGCAAACGCAACGAACCCGCCTACGTCCGCCATGTGGCCGAACAAGTGGCTCATCTGCGCGGAGTCTCCTTAGAAACGTTAGCTCGGCAAACCACAGAAAACGCTCGCTCGTTGTTTGGCTTACCTCAGCTAACGCTCTCAGATTCGCCCTTATTGGCCCAGTCTTGGACAAAGGAGTAA